In Etheostoma spectabile isolate EspeVRDwgs_2016 chromosome 20, UIUC_Espe_1.0, whole genome shotgun sequence, the following are encoded in one genomic region:
- the lgmn gene encoding legumain, translating to MFEPVFLAVLGLSLGLVNAFPTQDPDGGKNWVVIVAGSNGWYNYRHQADACHAYQIVHRNGIPDEQIVVMMYDDLAQNENNPTPGIVINRPNGTDVYKGVPKDYTGDEVTPHNFLAVLKGDSSQVKGGSGKVLKSGPKDHVFVYFTDHGAPGILAFPNDDLNVADLQDTIKYMHENKKYNKMVFYIEACESGSMMTDLPADIDVYATTAANSHESSYACYYDEKRDTYLGDWYSVNWMEDSDVEDLKKETLTKQFKIVKSHTNTSHVQQFGNKTMGHMKVIAFQGNPKANGKPAPPMTLQPVKNPDLTPSPDVPLAILKRKLMSTNDLTVARGLLMEINTHLKVREMLANNMRQVVERVTGNHLKAEDVLNDRAKLTQHQCYKAAVNHYKYNCFNWHKTEYEYALRHLYALVNLCERGHSADSIKLAMDSVCRINTSKGF from the exons ATGTTTGAGCCAGTCTTCCTCGCCGTGCTCGGCCTGAGTCTCGGGCTGGTAAATGCGTTCCCCACCCAGGACCCAGACGGTGGGAAGAACTGGGTGGTCATCGTGGCTGGCTCTAATGGCTGGTACAACTACAGACACCAG gcTGATGCTTGCCATGCCTACCAGATTGTCCACAGGAATGGCATCCCAGATGAGCAGATTGTGGTTATGATGTACGATGACCTGGCACAGAATGAGAA taaCCCCACCCCTGGGATAGTGATCAACAGGCCGAATGGCACAGATGTGTACAAGGGAGTTCCTAAAGACTACACCGGGGAT GAAGTGACTCCACACAACTTCTTGGCCGTGCTGAAGGGTGACTCCTCACAAGTCAAAGGTGGCTCtggaaaagtgttgaaaag CGGCCCCAAGGATCACGTGTTCGTATACTTTACCGACCACGGGGCCCCTGGTATTCTGGCCTTTCCCAATGATGAC cTCAATGTTGCAGACCTCCAAGACACCATTAAATACATGCACGAAAATAAGAAATACAACAAG ATGGTGTTCTACATCGAGGCATGTGAGTCCGGGTCAATGATGACCGACCTGCCTGCTGACATTGACG TGTACGCCACCACAGCAGCCAACTCCCACGAGTCCTCTTACGCCTGCTACTACGATGAGAAGAGGGACACATACCTGGGAGACTGGTACAGCGTTAACTGGATGGAGGACTCCGATGTG GAGGATctgaaaaaggaaactttgacaAAGCAGTTTAAGATCGTGAAGAGCCACACAAACACCAGCCACGTCCAGCAGTTTGGAAACAAG ACTATGGGCCACATGAAGGTCATAGCGTTTCAGGGTAACCCCAAGGCCAACGGCAAACCCGCTCCTCCAATGACCCTGCAGCCAGTTAAAAATCCTGATCTGACCCCAAGCCCTGACGTTCCTCTGGCCATCCTCAAGAGGAAGCTGATGTCCACCAATGATCTCACAGTTGCAAGAGGGCTGCTGATGGAGATCAACACCCACCTCAAG gtcagGGAGATGCTGGCTAATAATATGCGGCAAGTGGTTGAGAGGGTGACTGGTAACCACCTCAAGGCCGAGGATGTTCTCAACGACAGAGCCAAACTCACCCAGCATCAGTGCTACAAGGCTGCAGTCAATCACTACAAATACAACTGCTTCAACTGGCACAAAACTGAG TATGAGTACGCTCTGAGACACCTGTACGCTCTGGTGAACCTGTGTGAGAGAGGACACTCTGCTGACAG CATCAAGCTCGCCATGGACTCTGTGTGTCGTATCAACACGTCCAAAGGTTTTTAA